The following coding sequences lie in one Apium graveolens cultivar Ventura chromosome 3, ASM990537v1, whole genome shotgun sequence genomic window:
- the LOC141711555 gene encoding riboflavin synthase-like, whose amino-acid sequence MAMSSYSTSVSKTLKLSSPKASILNLHTSSLLKTHLKFNLNFSLKPPSLSLSFNPQKVKPQIKKSQLNGFEVKSLFTGIVEEMGEIKEIGVSQNDGGFDMKVKGKVVLEDVNLGDSIAVNGTCLTVTHFDKDLGEFTVGLAPETLRLTSLIELVVGSVVNLERAVKPSTRMGGHFVQGHVDGTGEIVGMEVEGDSLWIKVKTTPEILKYIVPKGFIAVDGTSLTVVKVFDEEGCFNFMLVEYTQQNVVIPLKKVGQKVNLEVDILGKYVERLLSSGFVGAMKSS is encoded by the coding sequence ATGGCAATGTCTTCATATTCCACCTCTGTCTCTAAAACCCTAAAATTATCTTCACCAAAAGCTTCAATTTTGAACCTTCATACCTCTTCTTTACTCAAAACCCATCTCAAATTCAATCTCAATTTCAGCTTAAAGCCTCCATCTTTGTCACTTTCTTTCAATCCCCAGAAAGTCAAACCCCAAATCAAGAAAAGTCAACTCAATGGGTTTGAAGTTAAGTCCTTGTTTACTGGCATTGTTGAAGAAATGGGTGAGATTAAAGAAATTGGGGTTTCACAAAATGATGGTGGATTTGATATGAAAGTGAAAGGGAAGGTGGTTCTTGAAGATGTGAATTTAGGTGATAGTATTGCTGTGAATGGGACTTGTTTAACCGTTACGCATTTCGATAAAGATTTAGGGGAATTTACTGTTGGATTGGCTCCTGAGACATTGAGGTTAACTAGTTTGATTGAGCTTGTTGTGGGATCAGTTGTGAATTTGGAGAGAGCGGTGAAGCCGTCGACTCGAATGGGGGGACATTTTGTGCAAGGCCATGTGGATGGGACTGGTGAGATTGTGGGGATGGAGGTGGAAGGGGATTCTTTGTGGATTAAAGTTAAGACGACACCGGAGATTTTGAAGTACATTGTTCCGAAAGGGTTTATTGCGGTGGATGGGACTAGTTTGACTGTAGTAAAGGTTTTTGATGAGGAGGGGTGTTTTAATTTTATGCTGGTGGAGTATACGCAGCAGAATGTGGTAATTCCGTTGAAGAAAGTTGGGCAGAAGGTGAATTTGGAGGTGGATATTCTTGGTAAGTATGTGGAGAGGCTGCTGAGTAGTGGTTTTGTCGGTGCTATGAAATCGTCGTGA
- the LOC141713809 gene encoding uncharacterized protein LOC141713809, translating into MRMLAYDISADAVDDYVRIGESTAVEALKKFVFNIITLFEGEYLRKPNSNDVQRLLQMSEARGFPGMMGSIDCMHWQWKNCPKAWKRMFMSGHKGVAIIILEAVASSDLWICHAFFGVAGSNNDINILDRSPIFDEVLQGRAPESCFAIVRGPTRFWDKDDLGRIMRACIIIHNMIVEDERDTYATQFGPMPGYDDATNGLSQPNLDEEPFAAYETYIQNTIQMRDKRTHRQLQNDLVEHISQFHINR; encoded by the exons ATGCGTATGTTGGCTTATGATATATCTGCTGATGCTGTTGATGATTATGTTCGTATTGGAGAGAGTACTGCAGTTGAAGCCTTGAAAAAATTTGTCTTCAATATAATTACATTATTTGAAGGCGAATACTTACGAAAGCCAAACTCAAATGACGTGCAACGTCTGCTACAAATGAGTGAGGCTCGTGGCTTTCCTGGTATGATGGGGAGTATTGATTGCATGCACTGGCAATGGAAAAATTGTCCAAAAGCATGGAAGAGAATGTTCATGAGTGGTCACAAAGGAGTTGCAATAATTATACTAGAAGCGGTTGCTTCATCTGATCTATGGATATGTCATGCATTTTTTGGAGTTGCTGGATCAAACAATGACATAAATATTTTAGATCGGTCACCAATATTTGATGAAGTGCTACAAGGTCGTGCTCCAGAG TCCTGTTTCGCAATTGTACGTGGTCCGACACGCTTTTGGGACAAAGACGATCTTGGGAGAATCATGAGAGCATGCATCATAATACATAATATGATTGTTGAAGATGAGAGAGACACGTATGCCACTCAATTTGGTCCTATGCCAGGTTATGATGATGCAACAAATGGTTTATCGCAACCAAATTTAGACGAAGAACCTTTTGCTGCGTATGAAACGTATATTCAAAACACTATACAGATGCGTGATAAACGGACACATCGTCAGCTACAAAATGACTTGGTTGAGCATATCTCGCAATTTCATATTAAtcgttaa
- the LOC141710553 gene encoding CASP-like protein 1C3: MKQKHLKKYVVLLPRLLALIATFLAAVITATSHQKANILNISFEAKYSDSPALKYFAIANIVASIYGLLVLFLPLENSFWRYIVVPDIVVMMLLSTSVSAALAIAHVGKKGNYNAGWLPICGQFHKYCDQVTAGLAAGFTGIFLYLLLVSYSFYSLLYYHLLA, translated from the exons ATGAAGCAGAAACATCTCAAGAAATATGTCGTCCTCTTGCCAAGGCTTCTAGCATTGATCGCAACTTTTTTGGCTGCCGTTATCACAGCAACAAGTCATCAAAAAGCTAATATCCTCAACATCTCTTTCGAAGCCAAGTATAGTGATTCACCAGCTTTGAA GTACTTCGCGATTGCAAATATCGTTGCAAGCATTTACGGTCTTCTGGTGCTGTTTCTACCTCTAGAAAACTCTTTCTGGAGATACATTGTAGTCCCTGATATC GTTGTGATGATGTTACTTAGTACAAGCGTATCAGCAGCTTTAGCCATCGCACATGTGGGGAAGAAAGGGAATTATAATGCTGGTTGGTTACCAATATGTGGACAGTTTCACAAGTACTGTGACCAAGTAACTGCAGGTTTAGCTGCGGGTTTTACAGGGATTTTCTTGTATTTACTGCTTGTATCTTATTCTTTTTACTCCCTCTTATACTATCACTTACTTGCTTGA
- the LOC141713810 gene encoding cell differentiation protein rcd1-like, translated as MVTSVIGDFSVNEWRPAVLAHWPTDVLKRGLTNPSKSYFTEPSMTDYLVDPAHIDWASATIEHLIHLLHVPHLVQHALSYLCQKRESYDGMGILLWHSYKGVTILVEEVKSTARKLFSKNFTTTDVIRACQAITLLQCLASQRETKQVFLTAKVTDSLCLFLVDMNREEHTLVLRNASLRAISAFFEADHPVLPDAIDHFLEKNLMACFLSSMEHADLHSQWVMEAD; from the exons ATGGTAACTTCAGTTATAGGCGATTTCAGTGTGAATGAGTGGCGACCTGCAGTACTGGCTCATTGGCCAACTGATGTGTTAAAAAGAGGACTGACTAATCCTTCAAAATCTTACTTTACTGAACCATCCATGACAGATTATCTAGTTGATCCGGCCCACATTGACTGGGCCTCTGCGACCATAGAGCACCTGATACACCTTCTTCATGTTCCGCACTTGGTACAGCATGCACTCTCGTATCTCTGTCAG AAAAGAGAGAGCTATGATGGAATGGGTATCCTATTGTGGCACTCTTATAAAGGAGTAACCATACTTGTGGAG GAAGTAAAATCAACTGCGAGGAAGTTGTTCAGCAAAAATTTTACAACTACAGATGTCATTCGAGCTTGCCAAGCCATTACATTACTTCAG TGCCTGGCATCTCAAAGGGAGACAAAGCAGGTGTTCCTAACAG CCAAGGTTACAGACTCTCTTTGCCTATTCCTTGTTGACATGAATCGTGAAGAGCATACACTAGTTCTAAGGAATGCCAGCTTGAGGGCTATATCTGCATTTTTTGAG GCTGATCACCCGGTTCTGCCAGATGCCATTGATCATTTTCTTGAAAAGAATTTGATGGCATGTTTCTTGAGCTCGATGGAACATGCCGATTTACATTCTCAGTGG GTAATGGAAGCTGATTAG